In Deltaproteobacteria bacterium GWC2_55_46, a single window of DNA contains:
- a CDS encoding alanine dehydrogenase codes for MIVGVPKEIKDNEFRVGIVPSGVRALKDAGHTVLVEAGAGHGSSIADEEYLKAGAEVLRSPGEVYSRAALIVKVKEPRPEEFGFLRQGQAIFTFFHLAADLRLAEELMKKGVAAIAYETVALEDGTLPLLAPMSEVAGRLSVMAGAHYLMKSHGGRGVLLSGVPGVEAGNILIIGAGVVGMNAARIAVGLGARVTMLDTNAARLRHLDDLFGSKIQTLFSNAHNIEASVRECDLLIGAVHIPGARTPRLVTRKMLPLMKKGSCIVDVSVDQGGCVESIRPTTHTDPVYVEEGVIHYGVANMPGNVPRTSTFALTNATLPYVLTLANLGIDGALKVSAPLNRGANIMDGKAVNKNVAELVRQEKKGEALGH; via the coding sequence ATGATCGTAGGCGTACCAAAAGAGATTAAGGACAACGAGTTCCGGGTCGGCATCGTGCCTTCCGGCGTGCGGGCCTTGAAAGATGCCGGCCATACGGTGCTGGTAGAGGCCGGAGCAGGGCACGGGAGCTCGATTGCGGACGAGGAATACCTGAAGGCCGGGGCAGAGGTGCTCCGCTCCCCTGGGGAGGTCTACTCAAGGGCCGCCCTCATCGTAAAGGTAAAAGAGCCGAGGCCCGAAGAGTTCGGGTTTCTGAGGCAAGGTCAGGCCATATTCACGTTCTTCCATCTCGCCGCCGACTTGAGGCTTGCCGAAGAGCTTATGAAAAAGGGGGTCGCGGCGATAGCCTACGAGACCGTCGCACTCGAAGACGGTACCTTGCCGCTCCTTGCCCCGATGAGCGAGGTCGCCGGGAGGCTCTCTGTCATGGCCGGCGCCCATTATCTCATGAAGTCGCATGGCGGCAGGGGCGTGCTCTTAAGCGGCGTTCCCGGGGTAGAGGCCGGCAATATCCTCATAATCGGGGCCGGCGTCGTGGGGATGAACGCCGCCAGGATAGCGGTCGGCCTCGGCGCGCGCGTGACCATGCTCGATACAAACGCGGCAAGGCTCAGACACCTTGACGACCTCTTCGGCTCGAAGATACAGACCCTTTTCTCAAACGCCCACAATATCGAGGCGAGTGTAAGGGAATGCGACCTCCTTATAGGCGCGGTACATATACCTGGTGCGAGGACGCCGAGGCTTGTAACAAGAAAGATGCTCCCTCTCATGAAAAAAGGCTCTTGCATAGTGGACGTATCCGTAGACCAGGGCGGCTGTGTAGAGAGCATCAGGCCCACGACCCACACAGACCCTGTCTACGTCGAAGAGGGTGTCATACATTATGGCGTTGCCAACATGCCGGGCAACGTGCCGCGGACATCGACCTTTGCCCTCACGAACGCCACCCTTCCGTACGTGCTGACGCTCGCCAACCTCGGCATAGACGGGGCGCTTAAGGTTTCCGCCCCGCTTAACAGAGGGGCGAACATAATGGACGGGAAGGCCGTAAACAAAAACGTGGCGGAGCTTGTGCGGCAAGAGAAAAAAGGTGAGGCCCTCGGTCATTAG
- a CDS encoding macrolide ABC transporter ATP-binding protein, with translation MIELSGITKRYRLGGEYIEALSSVDLRISKGEFVAVMGPSGSGKSTLMNIIGCLDRPTGGEYALNGIRVEEMDDDGLAAVRNRNIGFVFQSFNLLSRHTALENVELPLFYAGVTEPGAHASRALKELGLEKRMGHKPNELSGGERQRVAIARAIVMDPQIILADEPTGNLDSRNGAEVMGIFKELHDKGTTIVMVTHENEIAAHAQRVITIRDGKVL, from the coding sequence ATGATAGAGCTTAGCGGGATAACCAAAAGATACCGCCTTGGCGGCGAGTACATTGAGGCCCTCTCCTCCGTTGACCTCAGGATATCAAAGGGCGAGTTCGTTGCCGTAATGGGCCCCTCTGGCAGCGGAAAGTCCACCCTCATGAACATCATAGGCTGCCTTGACAGGCCCACTGGCGGCGAGTACGCCCTCAACGGCATCAGGGTCGAGGAGATGGACGATGACGGCCTGGCCGCTGTGCGGAACAGGAACATCGGCTTCGTCTTCCAGAGCTTTAACCTCCTTTCCAGGCACACCGCCCTCGAAAACGTAGAGCTGCCGCTTTTCTACGCGGGTGTTACAGAGCCCGGCGCCCACGCCTCCAGGGCCTTGAAGGAGCTGGGGCTTGAAAAAAGGATGGGCCACAAGCCCAATGAGCTCTCCGGCGGAGAGAGGCAGCGGGTCGCCATAGCGCGGGCCATAGTCATGGACCCGCAGATCATACTCGCCGACGAGCCTACCGGAAACCTCGACAGCCGCAACGGGGCCGAGGTGATGGGGATATTCAAGGAACTGCACGATAAGGGGACGACCATCGTGATGGTCACCCATGAAAACGAGATAGCCGCACACGCGCAAAGGGTGATCACGATAAGGGACGGCAAGGTGCTGTAG
- a CDS encoding ABC transporter permease, whose translation MASYELFIGLRYLKAKRKQTFISVITFISILGITVGVTALIIVLSVMTGFEENLREKILGINANVVITELGAPMAGYRDVAEDVRKVPGVVGATPFTYNQAMISSSGGVVGAVIRGLDMETTGEVTVLPGKMKEGSLEGLKPRLVGSNNSGDAGIVIGRELAGNLGVSVGDVLNVISPMGTMTPAGPVPRMAAFRVAGIFELGMYEYDSSLAFISLENAQSFFRMGDAASGVEVRIKDIYKAQEVADSIMMELKGPYWTRTWMEMNRNLFSALRLEKAAMFIILTLIILVAALNIISTLIMVVMEKGKDVAILKSLGATSGGIMKIFMIEGLIIGVAGTALGTIVGVAAAMNLERIVQFIERVFHFKVLPPSIYYIDKFPSKVEPTVVIAIVVISIAISFAATLYPSWQASKFDPVEGLRYE comes from the coding sequence ATGGCTTCTTATGAACTCTTTATAGGGCTTCGCTACCTAAAGGCCAAGAGGAAGCAGACCTTTATCTCGGTCATAACGTTCATATCGATACTCGGGATAACTGTCGGCGTAACCGCCCTCATCATAGTCCTCTCGGTCATGACGGGCTTTGAGGAGAATCTGAGGGAGAAGATACTCGGCATAAACGCCAACGTGGTCATAACCGAGCTTGGCGCGCCAATGGCCGGCTACAGGGATGTTGCCGAGGATGTCCGCAAGGTCCCCGGTGTAGTAGGCGCCACCCCTTTTACCTATAACCAGGCGATGATCTCCTCTTCCGGTGGTGTCGTTGGCGCGGTGATCCGGGGCCTGGACATGGAGACCACGGGAGAGGTCACTGTACTGCCCGGAAAGATGAAGGAAGGCTCTCTTGAAGGGCTTAAGCCAAGGCTTGTCGGCTCCAATAACTCCGGGGACGCCGGTATCGTCATCGGCAGAGAGCTCGCCGGCAACCTCGGCGTCTCGGTAGGCGACGTCCTTAACGTGATATCCCCCATGGGGACAATGACCCCGGCGGGGCCGGTGCCCAGGATGGCCGCCTTCAGGGTGGCGGGGATATTCGAGCTCGGCATGTACGAGTACGATTCATCCCTGGCCTTCATCTCTCTTGAGAACGCCCAGAGCTTTTTCAGGATGGGAGACGCGGCCTCAGGGGTGGAGGTCAGGATAAAGGACATCTACAAGGCCCAGGAAGTCGCGGACAGCATAATGATGGAGCTCAAGGGGCCTTACTGGACTCGGACCTGGATGGAGATGAACAGGAACCTCTTCTCGGCCCTGAGGCTTGAGAAGGCCGCCATGTTCATCATACTCACGCTCATAATACTTGTGGCGGCCCTCAATATCATAAGCACCCTCATAATGGTAGTGATGGAGAAGGGCAAGGACGTAGCTATACTCAAGAGCCTGGGGGCGACCTCAGGCGGGATAATGAAGATATTCATGATAGAAGGGCTTATCATAGGGGTAGCCGGCACGGCCCTTGGCACCATTGTCGGGGTGGCGGCGGCCATGAACCTCGAGAGGATAGTCCAGTTCATAGAGCGGGTATTCCACTTCAAGGTGCTCCCGCCCTCGATATATTACATCGACAAGTTCCCTTCGAAGGTCGAGCCCACGGTGGTCATAGCCATCGTCGTTATCTCCATCGCAATAAGCTTCGCCGCGACCCTGTACCCGTCGTGGCAGGCATCGAAGTTCGACCCCGTCGAAGGGCTCAGGTACGAATAA
- a CDS encoding deoxyguanosinetriphosphate triphosphohydrolase: protein MPKTPNYLELESQRLAPYAAKSGASRGRKYPEAEHPFRTPFQRDRDRIIHCHAFRRLEYKTQVFVYHEGDHYRTRLTHTIEVAQISRTIARALGLNEDLAEAIALAHDLGHPPFGHTGEDALNSLMEGHGGFEHNAQSLRIVQELEKKYPAFSGLNLTFEVREGIVKHSSEHDRPGVNSEYEKGKSPCLEAQIVDIADEIAYNNHDIDDGLSSEMIEPETLGEVAIWQEHLSEVKRQFPKEPFKVLTSQTIIKIINAQVTDLVESITRTIEEEGIGSLEDVRARKTIARFSLGMEAKNRELKRFLKANLYTHHRVIRMADKARRILRNLFMVYMREPKLLPPKTCMEIERIGKERVICDYIAGMTDRFALDEFKKLWDPYEKV, encoded by the coding sequence ATGCCTAAGACACCGAACTATCTGGAATTGGAATCACAGCGTCTGGCCCCTTACGCGGCCAAGAGCGGCGCTTCAAGGGGCAGAAAATACCCTGAAGCAGAGCACCCTTTCAGGACACCTTTTCAGAGGGACAGGGACAGGATAATCCACTGCCACGCCTTCAGGCGGCTTGAGTACAAGACCCAGGTATTCGTCTACCACGAGGGCGATCACTACAGGACCAGGCTGACCCATACCATCGAAGTCGCTCAGATATCGAGGACGATCGCCCGCGCCCTCGGCTTGAACGAAGACCTCGCCGAGGCGATAGCCCTGGCCCACGACCTGGGGCATCCGCCCTTCGGGCATACGGGCGAGGACGCCCTTAACAGCCTGATGGAAGGGCACGGCGGCTTCGAGCACAACGCCCAGAGCCTACGCATCGTCCAGGAGCTTGAGAAGAAGTACCCGGCCTTCAGCGGCCTTAACCTTACCTTTGAGGTGAGGGAAGGAATTGTAAAACACTCTTCAGAGCACGACCGCCCCGGAGTAAACTCAGAGTATGAAAAGGGCAAGTCCCCCTGCCTTGAGGCGCAGATAGTCGATATAGCCGACGAGATAGCCTACAACAACCACGACATAGACGACGGCCTATCATCCGAGATGATAGAGCCGGAAACGCTCGGCGAGGTCGCCATCTGGCAGGAGCACCTGAGCGAGGTGAAAAGGCAGTTCCCGAAGGAACCCTTCAAGGTGCTCACCTCTCAGACGATCATAAAGATAATAAACGCGCAGGTAACAGACCTGGTGGAGAGCATCACGAGGACGATAGAGGAAGAAGGGATAGGTTCGCTCGAAGACGTGCGCGCGAGGAAGACGATCGCCCGCTTTAGCCTCGGCATGGAGGCGAAGAACAGGGAGCTTAAGAGGTTCCTCAAGGCGAACCTCTATACCCACCACAGGGTCATACGGATGGCCGACAAGGCACGGAGGATCCTCCGTAACCTCTTTATGGTCTATATGAGGGAGCCCAAGCTCCTGCCGCCAAAGACCTGCATGGAGATAGAGAGGATCGGCAAGGAAAGGGTCATCTGCGATTACATCGCGGGCATGACCGACAGGTTTGCCCTCGATGAGTTTAAAAAGCTTTGGGATCCGTACGAGAAGGTTTAA
- a CDS encoding lysine--tRNA ligase: MEDRSMEFQQRLAKLGALKEAGVDPYPNDFKPGTTAEAIIAEFGPLDAAALEAGKGSKVSVAGRIMGKRDFGKASFVHIQDRTGRIQAYMKKDLLGEEGYNLFRLCDMGDIVGVEGSLFRTKTGELTIEAAGLRLLAKGLHPLPEKWHGLTDVEARYRQRYLDLMVNPEVKEVFVKRSRIIKGIRDFLTKKEFMEVETPMLQPIPGGATARPFKTYHNALQMELFMRIAPELYLKRLIVAGLERVFEINRNFRNEGISTQHNPEFTMLEFYLAYSTFEDLMDLTEDMISSLALEITGSMKVTYQGTELDFTPPWTRISVREAILKYSDATVDIFADKDKAVQFSKKIGLSIPEGLSHGKVLTEIFEEVAEPRFIQPTFITLYPLDVSPLSRKNSKDPAIVDRFELMVAGREIANAFSELNDPIDQRERFVAQLKEKAAGDAEAHEMDDDFVRALEYGMPPTAGEGIGIDRLVMLLTDSPSIRDVILFPQLRK; this comes from the coding sequence GTGGAAGACAGGAGCATGGAATTTCAGCAGCGCCTCGCCAAGCTCGGCGCGTTAAAAGAGGCCGGGGTAGACCCCTACCCCAATGACTTTAAGCCAGGCACGACGGCGGAGGCCATCATTGCCGAGTTCGGCCCCCTTGACGCGGCGGCGCTTGAGGCCGGAAAGGGCTCAAAGGTCTCTGTGGCCGGGCGCATCATGGGCAAGAGGGACTTTGGCAAGGCCTCCTTCGTCCACATCCAGGACAGGACCGGGCGCATACAGGCCTACATGAAAAAAGACCTCCTCGGCGAGGAAGGGTATAACCTCTTCAGGCTCTGCGACATGGGAGACATCGTCGGGGTGGAAGGCTCCCTTTTCAGGACAAAGACGGGTGAGCTTACGATAGAGGCTGCGGGACTGCGCCTCCTTGCCAAGGGCCTTCATCCATTGCCTGAGAAGTGGCACGGCCTGACGGATGTCGAGGCCAGGTACAGGCAGAGATACCTCGATCTCATGGTCAACCCGGAGGTCAAAGAGGTATTCGTAAAGAGGTCGCGGATAATAAAGGGGATAAGGGACTTCCTTACCAAAAAGGAGTTCATGGAGGTAGAGACCCCCATGCTCCAGCCCATTCCAGGCGGGGCGACGGCAAGGCCCTTCAAGACATATCATAACGCCCTCCAGATGGAGCTTTTCATGAGGATAGCCCCTGAGCTTTACCTCAAAAGGCTCATCGTCGCGGGCCTTGAGCGCGTATTCGAGATAAACAGGAACTTCAGGAACGAGGGCATCTCAACCCAGCACAACCCCGAGTTCACGATGCTCGAGTTCTACCTCGCGTACTCTACGTTCGAGGACCTGATGGACCTGACCGAAGATATGATAAGCTCTCTGGCCCTCGAGATAACCGGCTCTATGAAGGTGACCTATCAGGGCACTGAACTGGACTTCACCCCGCCATGGACGAGGATATCTGTCAGGGAGGCGATACTCAAGTACTCGGACGCAACGGTTGATATATTCGCCGACAAGGATAAGGCGGTACAGTTCTCGAAGAAGATAGGCCTTTCTATCCCCGAAGGGCTGAGCCACGGCAAAGTGCTGACCGAGATATTCGAAGAGGTTGCGGAGCCCAGGTTCATCCAGCCCACCTTCATCACCCTGTACCCGCTCGACGTTTCCCCCCTTTCGAGGAAGAACTCGAAAGACCCGGCTATCGTTGATAGGTTCGAGCTGATGGTGGCGGGTAGAGAAATAGCCAACGCCTTCTCAGAGCTCAATGACCCCATCGACCAGCGTGAGAGGTTCGTGGCTCAGCTCAAGGAGAAGGCCGCCGGGGACGCCGAGGCCCATGAGATGGACGATGACTTTGTACGCGCCCTCGAGTACGGCATGCCCCCGACCGCCGGAGAGGGCATCGGCATAGACAGGCTCGTGATGCTCCTTACCGATTCCCCGTCGATCAGGGACGTCATATTGTTCCCGCAGCTCAGGAAGTAG
- a CDS encoding bifunctional methylenetetrahydrofolate dehydrogenase/methenyltetrahydrofolate cyclohydrolase, with protein MENVKSAKIIDGKEIAAQVRGELKTEIQRLKEKTGTTPGLTVVLVGENPASVVYVRNKIKACEEVGIRSTHHKLPESTTQAELLDLIRELNASKEVHGILVQLPLPKHIDEEAILEEISPMKDVDGFHPYNMGRLMIGNPVLQPCTPFGVMRLIDSTGVDLSGKEAVVVGRSNIVGKPMAMMLLKRNATVTVCHSKTKGLPERVRAADVVVAAVGRAEFVKGDWIKKGAIVIDVGINRTSEGRLVGDVDFEGASEHAAFITPVPGGVGPMTIAMLLKNTVEAAKRA; from the coding sequence ATGGAAAACGTGAAGAGCGCGAAGATAATCGACGGCAAGGAGATAGCCGCCCAGGTAAGGGGCGAGCTAAAGACCGAGATACAGAGACTGAAGGAAAAGACCGGCACAACCCCCGGGCTTACGGTCGTCCTGGTCGGAGAGAACCCGGCATCTGTCGTATATGTCAGGAACAAGATCAAGGCCTGCGAAGAGGTGGGCATAAGGTCCACCCATCACAAGCTCCCTGAGAGCACGACACAGGCGGAACTACTTGATCTCATACGTGAACTTAACGCCTCGAAAGAGGTCCACGGCATACTTGTCCAGCTCCCGTTGCCAAAGCATATCGACGAAGAGGCGATACTCGAAGAGATATCCCCCATGAAGGACGTGGACGGCTTCCACCCTTATAATATGGGCCGCCTCATGATAGGAAACCCGGTACTTCAGCCCTGCACGCCCTTTGGCGTGATGAGGCTCATAGACTCTACCGGGGTAGACCTCTCCGGCAAGGAGGCCGTTGTCGTTGGCAGGAGCAACATAGTGGGCAAACCCATGGCGATGATGCTCCTCAAGAGGAACGCGACCGTGACCGTCTGCCATTCAAAGACAAAGGGGCTGCCCGAGAGGGTAAGGGCTGCTGACGTCGTTGTGGCCGCCGTCGGCAGGGCCGAGTTCGTAAAGGGAGACTGGATAAAAAAGGGCGCTATAGTGATAGACGTGGGCATAAACCGCACGAGCGAAGGGAGGCTGGTGGGCGACGTGGACTTTGAGGGTGCTTCCGAACACGCGGCCTTCATAACCCCCGTGCCAGGCGGCGTGGGGCCCATGACCATAGCCATGCTCCTTAAAAACACCGTTGAAGCGGCGAAACGCGCCTGA
- a CDS encoding DNA methyltransferase, translating to MELFNFEETSAYGEKPYSVYFNDDKHHVRLLQGNCIEVLNRARENSVDMIFADPPYFLSNGGITCHAGKMVSVNKGKWDQSKGIKENHQFNLEWLAACQRVLKPNGTIWVSGTTHIIYSIGFAMQELGFKILNDIVWYKRNAPPNLSCRYFTHSTEIVLWAVKNAKGKHCFNYQLMKKINVGKQMRNVWEISAPLAAEKKFGKHPTQKPTDLLKRIILASTLEGDLVLDPFCGSSTTGVASALLNRKYVGIDLEEEYLSLSKKRLEQAIRGQNLTFCCGDEAL from the coding sequence ATAGAGCTTTTCAATTTTGAAGAGACAAGTGCCTATGGGGAAAAGCCCTATTCCGTATATTTCAACGATGATAAGCATCATGTAAGGCTTTTGCAGGGCAATTGTATCGAGGTGCTTAATCGCGCTCGTGAAAACAGTGTTGATATGATCTTTGCCGACCCACCATATTTTCTGTCGAACGGTGGAATTACCTGCCACGCAGGAAAAATGGTTTCGGTAAATAAGGGCAAATGGGATCAGTCTAAGGGAATAAAGGAGAACCACCAGTTTAACCTTGAATGGCTCGCGGCCTGCCAGCGCGTTCTAAAGCCGAATGGTACTATTTGGGTTTCTGGAACAACGCACATCATCTATTCCATCGGCTTCGCGATGCAGGAGCTTGGCTTCAAGATCCTGAACGATATTGTCTGGTATAAAAGGAATGCGCCGCCTAACCTGTCCTGTCGATATTTTACTCACTCAACGGAAATCGTCTTGTGGGCCGTCAAAAATGCCAAAGGGAAGCATTGCTTCAATTATCAGTTAATGAAGAAGATTAATGTCGGCAAGCAAATGCGGAATGTCTGGGAAATATCCGCACCGCTTGCGGCAGAAAAGAAATTTGGCAAACACCCGACCCAAAAGCCGACTGATTTATTAAAAAGAATCATTCTTGCTTCCACACTGGAAGGCGACCTTGTACTTGATCCTTTTTGCGGAAGCTCGACCACTGGAGTCGCGTCAGCTTTATTGAATAGAAAATATGTTGGCATTGACCTCGAGGAAGAATACTTAAGTCTTTCAAAAAAACGCCTTGAGCAAGCTATCAGAGGACAAAATCTAACATTCTGTTGCGGGGACGAGGCATTATGA